One window of the Anaeromyxobacter dehalogenans 2CP-C genome contains the following:
- a CDS encoding response regulator, whose amino-acid sequence METRDVLVVDDDAAGRGALSQLLAMRGYTVREAENGRVALDLVAERVPGFLVLDLEMPVMDGWEVLASLRRTGALDVITVVVVSAGPSPPSDVAFLRKPCEFGELLGMLIAADRSRGSSMEGRPQGRATARPDFERT is encoded by the coding sequence ATGGAGACCCGGGACGTGCTCGTGGTCGACGACGATGCCGCTGGGAGGGGTGCGCTCTCGCAGCTCCTCGCCATGCGGGGCTACACGGTCCGCGAGGCGGAGAACGGACGCGTCGCGCTGGACCTCGTCGCCGAGCGCGTGCCCGGCTTCCTGGTCCTCGACCTCGAGATGCCGGTCATGGACGGCTGGGAGGTGCTCGCGTCGCTGCGCCGAACCGGTGCGCTCGACGTCATCACGGTGGTGGTCGTCTCGGCGGGGCCGTCGCCACCGTCCGACGTCGCGTTCCTGCGCAAGCCCTGCGAGTTCGGCGAGCTTCTCGGGATGCTGATCGCGGCCGATCGTTCCAGGGGCTCGTCGATGGAGGGGCGGCCCCAGGGCCGCGCGACGGCTCGTCCGGACTTCGAGCGGACCTGA
- a CDS encoding sensor histidine kinase — protein sequence MLHEFLNQHRDAIIERARARVAARRVPLPSRSELTEGVPAFLTQLAELLREEVQPSRSVFVATTPGRAHEAMGNAADQQGDDLLRAGLTVAQVVEGYGDVCQAVTEYASELKAPISLDEYHTLNLCLDVATARAVSAFSAARDRRTTTQETERLGVLAHEMRNLLSTAMLSYQALKGGGVGIDGSTGAVLGRSLRGLRDLIDRSLTEVRLAATLLDPERVVLAEFIEEMEVSAALDATAKGLALDVPAVEPGVAVNVDRPLLASAVANLVQNAIKFTPAGGRVSLTGRRNATHVLIEVEDECGGLPEGRAETMFQPFDRGGTDAGPPGLGLGLKISRDAVMANDGQIQVRNLPGRGCVFSIALAPVE from the coding sequence GTGCTCCACGAGTTCCTGAACCAGCACCGCGACGCCATCATCGAGCGCGCGCGGGCGAGGGTCGCCGCGAGGCGCGTCCCCCTCCCTTCCCGGTCCGAGCTCACGGAGGGCGTCCCTGCGTTCCTCACACAGCTCGCCGAGCTGTTGCGCGAGGAGGTGCAACCGTCACGTTCCGTGTTCGTTGCGACGACGCCGGGACGTGCTCACGAGGCGATGGGGAACGCCGCCGATCAGCAAGGGGACGACCTGCTCCGCGCAGGCTTGACCGTCGCCCAGGTGGTCGAAGGGTATGGCGACGTCTGCCAGGCGGTGACGGAGTACGCCAGCGAGCTGAAGGCGCCGATCAGCCTGGACGAGTACCACACGCTGAACCTGTGCCTCGACGTGGCCACCGCCCGAGCGGTGAGCGCCTTCTCCGCCGCGCGCGACCGCCGCACGACGACGCAGGAGACCGAGCGACTGGGCGTCCTCGCGCACGAGATGCGGAACCTCCTGTCTACCGCGATGCTGTCCTATCAGGCGCTGAAGGGCGGTGGAGTGGGCATCGACGGCAGCACCGGCGCGGTGCTCGGGCGCAGCTTGCGCGGTCTGCGCGACCTCATCGACCGCTCGCTGACCGAGGTTCGCCTGGCCGCCACGCTCCTCGACCCGGAGCGCGTCGTGCTGGCCGAGTTCATCGAGGAGATGGAGGTCTCCGCCGCCCTGGACGCGACGGCGAAAGGGCTGGCGCTCGACGTCCCTGCCGTCGAGCCCGGCGTGGCGGTGAACGTCGATCGCCCGCTGCTTGCCTCGGCGGTCGCCAACCTCGTCCAGAACGCGATCAAGTTCACCCCCGCGGGCGGTCGCGTGTCGCTCACCGGGCGCCGGAACGCGACGCACGTCCTCATCGAGGTCGAGGACGAGTGCGGTGGGCTCCCCGAGGGCCGTGCCGAGACGATGTTCCAACCGTTCGACCGGGGAGGAACGGATGCGGGCCCCCCCGGCCTCGGCCTCGGGCTCAAGATCAGCCGCGACGCCGTGATGGCGAACGACGGCCAGATCCAGGTTCGGAACCTTCCGGGCAGGGGCTGCGTGTTCAGCATCGCGCTGGCGCCGGTCGAGTGA
- a CDS encoding aminopeptidase — MANSKSKHNRMKSRRRQQWKARKKRQAAATKSSKK, encoded by the coding sequence ATGGCGAACTCGAAGAGCAAGCACAACCGCATGAAGTCCCGCCGCCGCCAGCAGTGGAAGGCGCGCAAGAAGCGCCAGGCGGCGGCCACGAAGTCGTCGAAGAAGTAG
- a CDS encoding P1 family peptidase, giving the protein MPETASNEPRCRARDLGISLGRYKPGRWNAITDVAGVRVGHSTVTRGAGPLRVGKGPVRTGVTAILPNPTNVFEDRVVGGGFVLNGAGEVSGMTQLLEWGLVETPIFLTNTLSVGAVSDAAVKWMVERYPGIGDEHDVIIPLVGECDDSWLNDIAGRHVKDEHVYEALRTASDGPVPEGSVGGGTGMITCDFKAGIGTSSRKLPETLGGYTVGVLVMSNFGVMRQLRIGGLPVGEVLEARYRPANRRTRNYGSIIAVIATDAPLITHQLNRLAKRAALGIGRVGSTAMHGSGEIVLAFSTANQVPRETNKMVYRMKILLDQRLDPLYEAVIEATEEAILNALCMARDMEGVNGNVSKALPLDDVKEMVTTWQADAARQAAAPPMRGRRPPAPDAAARSRTAPPASAAKPSAVRGAEGMARPARPPGAAAGPGATQGSPTRIERQDARSDSQEAKREAAEPRRDEAPRSAGTRTKDGAGPRPDGGGSGEG; this is encoded by the coding sequence ATGCCCGAGACCGCATCGAACGAGCCGCGCTGCCGCGCCCGCGACCTGGGCATCTCGCTGGGCCGCTACAAGCCGGGCCGCTGGAACGCCATCACCGACGTGGCCGGGGTGCGCGTCGGCCACTCCACCGTGACCCGCGGGGCCGGCCCGCTCCGTGTCGGCAAGGGGCCGGTCCGCACCGGCGTCACCGCCATCCTCCCCAACCCGACGAACGTGTTCGAGGACCGGGTGGTCGGCGGCGGCTTCGTGCTGAACGGCGCCGGCGAGGTCTCCGGGATGACGCAGCTCCTGGAGTGGGGGCTGGTGGAGACGCCCATCTTCCTCACCAACACGCTCTCGGTCGGCGCCGTCTCCGACGCGGCCGTGAAGTGGATGGTGGAGCGGTACCCCGGGATCGGCGACGAGCACGACGTCATCATCCCGCTCGTCGGCGAGTGCGACGACTCGTGGCTCAACGACATCGCCGGCCGGCACGTGAAGGACGAGCACGTCTACGAGGCGCTCCGGACCGCCAGCGACGGGCCGGTGCCGGAGGGGAGCGTCGGCGGCGGCACCGGCATGATCACCTGCGACTTCAAGGCGGGGATCGGGACGTCCAGCCGGAAGCTCCCCGAGACGCTGGGCGGCTACACGGTGGGCGTGCTGGTGATGTCCAACTTCGGCGTGATGCGGCAGCTCCGCATCGGCGGCCTGCCGGTGGGCGAGGTGCTCGAGGCGCGCTACCGCCCGGCCAACCGGCGCACCCGCAACTACGGGTCGATCATCGCGGTGATCGCCACCGACGCGCCGCTCATCACGCACCAGCTCAACCGCCTCGCGAAGCGCGCCGCGCTCGGCATCGGGCGCGTGGGCTCCACCGCCATGCACGGCTCCGGGGAGATCGTGCTCGCGTTCTCGACCGCGAACCAGGTGCCCCGCGAGACCAACAAGATGGTCTACCGGATGAAGATCCTGCTCGACCAGCGGCTCGACCCGCTCTACGAGGCGGTCATCGAGGCGACCGAGGAGGCCATCCTGAACGCGCTCTGCATGGCGCGGGACATGGAGGGCGTGAACGGCAACGTGAGCAAGGCGCTGCCGCTCGACGACGTGAAGGAGATGGTCACGACCTGGCAGGCGGACGCCGCGCGCCAGGCGGCCGCTCCCCCGATGCGCGGCCGTCGGCCGCCGGCGCCGGACGCCGCCGCGCGGTCGCGCACCGCGCCGCCCGCCTCGGCCGCCAAGCCGAGCGCGGTCCGCGGCGCGGAGGGCATGGCGCGGCCGGCCCGCCCGCCCGGCGCCGCGGCCGGCCCCGGCGCGACGCAGGGGAGCCCCACGCGCATCGAGCGCCAGGACGCGCGCAGCGACTCGCAGGAGGCGAAGCGCGAGGCGGCGGAGCCGCGCCGGGACGAGGCGCCCCGGAGCGCGGGGACGCGGACCAAGGACGGGGCGGGACCGCGCCCCGACGGCGGGGGGTCCGGCGAGGGGTAG
- a CDS encoding D-alanine--D-alanine ligase family protein yields MRIALTHNLRISDSEEEAEFDTRETVDALAGAIERLGHRVERIEVSGPASRTVTRLEAFGPDLIFNTAEGRRGRFREAFFPALFDELGMPYTGSDAYALAVTLDKQLTKLVLAQKGVRTPRWQYVEEPWQLQVNALRYPVIVKPNFEGSSKGITQDSVVDDPVRLHEVVQDGLARYPAGLLVEEFVVGRDLTVPFLEAAAPDRHGVLQPVEYVIDPAVTAGRKYAIYDYELKTKLDKAVSVRAPAKVKRAQAERIQQLCETVYRELGIRDLGRIDLRLGDDGELYFLEINALPSLEPGAGIYAAAALEGLHEDAVLGAVIQSAVQRWNIVDKSARRGRPRRTERLKVGFSFNVKRVTPDPGGEQDEEAEYDSPKTLQAIREAIASWGHEVVDLEATQDLPLQLASTPVDVVFNIAEGFKGRSRESQVPSLLELLDIPYTGSDPSALSVSLDKALAKRMVRTHGILTPDYLVLNTGNERLPRELTFPLIVKPVAEGTSKGVTRKSVVRDELELREVARELIAKYRQPALAEGYVSGREFTVGLLGERRPRVLPPMEIVFLDAKDPTPIYSFEMKQDWSERIRYEVPAKLSPRELDRLEKAARECFTALGCRDVARLDFRMDAEGRIHFIECNPLPGLAPGWSDLVLIAQAAGMDYRGLIGEILSFAIRRYQERERERERARRAQAAAEREAQASAPANGAPGGESPAGGNGGAGGEAGERRPQAPHRH; encoded by the coding sequence ATGCGCATCGCCCTGACGCACAACCTCCGGATCTCCGACTCCGAGGAGGAGGCCGAGTTCGACACCCGCGAGACGGTGGACGCGCTCGCCGGCGCAATCGAGCGGCTCGGCCACCGGGTCGAGCGCATCGAGGTCTCCGGTCCGGCCTCGCGCACCGTGACGCGCCTCGAGGCGTTCGGGCCGGACCTCATCTTCAACACCGCCGAGGGCCGCCGCGGGCGCTTCCGCGAGGCGTTCTTCCCGGCGCTGTTCGACGAGCTGGGCATGCCGTACACCGGCTCCGACGCGTACGCGCTCGCGGTCACGCTCGACAAGCAGCTCACCAAGCTCGTGCTCGCGCAGAAGGGGGTCCGGACGCCGCGCTGGCAGTACGTCGAGGAGCCCTGGCAGCTGCAGGTGAACGCGCTGCGCTACCCGGTCATCGTGAAGCCGAACTTCGAGGGCAGCTCGAAGGGCATCACCCAGGACTCGGTGGTGGACGACCCCGTGCGCCTGCACGAGGTGGTGCAGGACGGGCTGGCGCGCTATCCCGCGGGCCTGCTGGTGGAGGAGTTCGTGGTCGGGCGCGACCTGACCGTCCCGTTCCTGGAGGCGGCCGCGCCGGACCGGCACGGCGTGCTCCAGCCGGTCGAGTACGTCATCGACCCCGCCGTCACCGCCGGGCGCAAGTACGCCATCTACGACTACGAGCTGAAGACGAAGCTCGACAAGGCGGTGTCGGTGCGGGCGCCCGCCAAGGTGAAGCGCGCGCAGGCCGAGCGCATCCAGCAGCTCTGCGAGACCGTCTACCGCGAGCTCGGCATCCGCGACCTCGGGCGCATCGACCTGCGCCTGGGCGACGACGGCGAGCTGTACTTCCTCGAGATCAACGCGCTGCCCTCGCTGGAGCCCGGGGCCGGCATCTACGCGGCCGCGGCGCTGGAGGGGCTGCACGAGGACGCCGTGCTCGGGGCGGTCATCCAGAGCGCGGTGCAGCGCTGGAACATCGTGGACAAGAGCGCCCGGCGCGGGCGGCCGCGGCGCACCGAGCGGCTCAAGGTCGGCTTCAGCTTCAACGTGAAGCGCGTCACCCCCGACCCCGGCGGCGAGCAGGACGAGGAGGCGGAGTACGACTCGCCGAAGACGCTGCAGGCCATCCGCGAGGCCATCGCGAGCTGGGGCCACGAGGTGGTGGACCTGGAGGCGACGCAGGACCTGCCGCTGCAGCTCGCCTCCACCCCGGTGGACGTGGTGTTCAACATCGCCGAGGGGTTCAAGGGGCGCAGCCGCGAGTCGCAGGTGCCGTCGCTGCTCGAGCTGCTCGACATCCCGTACACCGGCTCGGATCCGTCGGCGCTCTCGGTCTCGCTCGACAAGGCGCTCGCGAAGCGGATGGTGCGCACCCACGGGATCCTCACCCCCGACTACCTGGTGCTGAACACCGGCAACGAGCGGCTGCCGCGCGAGCTGACGTTCCCGCTCATCGTGAAGCCGGTGGCGGAGGGAACGTCGAAGGGCGTCACCCGCAAGTCGGTGGTGCGCGACGAGCTCGAGCTGCGCGAGGTGGCCCGCGAGCTCATCGCGAAGTACCGGCAGCCGGCGCTGGCGGAGGGCTACGTCTCCGGCCGCGAGTTCACCGTCGGCCTGCTGGGCGAGCGGCGGCCCCGCGTGCTCCCGCCCATGGAGATCGTGTTCCTCGACGCGAAGGACCCGACGCCCATCTACTCGTTCGAGATGAAGCAGGACTGGAGCGAGCGGATCCGGTACGAGGTGCCGGCGAAGCTCTCGCCGCGCGAGCTGGACCGGCTGGAGAAGGCGGCGCGCGAGTGCTTCACCGCGCTCGGCTGCCGGGACGTGGCGCGGCTCGACTTCCGCATGGACGCCGAGGGGCGGATCCACTTCATCGAGTGCAACCCGCTCCCCGGCCTCGCGCCGGGCTGGTCGGACCTCGTGCTCATCGCGCAGGCCGCCGGCATGGACTACCGCGGGCTCATCGGCGAGATCCTCTCGTTCGCCATCCGGCGCTACCAGGAGCGGGAGCGCGAGCGCGAGCGGGCCCGGCGGGCGCAGGCCGCCGCCGAGCGGGAGGCGCAGGCCTCGGCGCCGGCGAACGGCGCGCCGGGCGGGGAGTCGCCGGCCGGCGGGAACGGCGGGGCAGGCGGCGAGGCCGGCGAGCGGCGGCCGCAGGCGCCGCACCGGCACTGA
- a CDS encoding RDD family protein produces MREARREGSPYPKADLTLRGLSRLADLTIAFALAQVSPQIGPILSAFYLLVADGLMQGQSIGKKVFGVRTVVVPRRAPAGYHESMLRNAPFALVAVFWSVPLLWPVFFVAGVPIVAFEAYMIVSDRLGIRIGDIFADTQVVDGKVLAKDDAVVRDLTHAAPAPPSPPASATRQRAAA; encoded by the coding sequence ATGCGCGAGGCGCGGCGAGAGGGGAGCCCGTATCCCAAGGCGGACCTGACGCTCCGGGGCCTGTCCCGGCTCGCCGACCTCACCATCGCGTTCGCGCTCGCGCAGGTCTCGCCGCAGATCGGGCCGATCCTCTCGGCGTTCTACCTGCTCGTCGCCGACGGGCTCATGCAGGGCCAGTCGATCGGCAAGAAGGTCTTCGGCGTGCGCACCGTGGTGGTCCCGCGCCGCGCCCCCGCCGGCTACCACGAGTCGATGCTGCGCAACGCGCCGTTCGCGCTCGTGGCGGTGTTCTGGTCCGTGCCGCTGCTCTGGCCGGTGTTCTTCGTGGCCGGGGTGCCCATCGTGGCGTTCGAGGCGTACATGATCGTCTCGGACCGGCTCGGCATCCGCATCGGCGACATCTTCGCGGACACGCAGGTGGTGGACGGGAAGGTGCTCGCCAAGGACGACGCCGTCGTCCGCGACCTCACGCACGCCGCGCCGGCTCCGCCGAGCCCGCCGGCGAGCGCCACGCGCCAGCGCGCGGCCGCATGA
- a CDS encoding DUF4177 domain-containing protein yields the protein MLRPVPQPAAYKVVEVSPVSDETLERALNERTGEGWSFESLHFVTRDGSHRPALAYLFFVRGEPPGEP from the coding sequence GTGCTCCGGCCCGTGCCCCAGCCCGCCGCGTACAAGGTCGTCGAGGTCTCGCCGGTGTCCGACGAGACGCTCGAGCGCGCCCTGAACGAGCGGACGGGGGAGGGCTGGAGCTTCGAGTCGCTGCACTTCGTGACGCGCGACGGCTCGCACCGCCCCGCGCTCGCGTACCTGTTCTTCGTCCGCGGCGAGCCGCCCGGGGAGCCCTGA
- the hemB gene encoding porphobilinogen synthase — MPFPQHRPRRMRRTEALRSLVRETTLAPQHLVWPLFVLPGAKVRNPVKSMPGVFQLSVDELVAEVQQGWEAGVRSVILFGIPAHKDPQGTEAYADDGIVPQAIRALKEKVPGMVVMTDVCMCEYTDHGHCGILKASKAGGPGNELQVDNDLTLPLLAKEALAHARAGADIVAPSDMMDGRVAAIRAELDGAGYQDVPILSYAAKFAGAFYGPFRDAAESAPVEGPGIPKDRKGYQMDPANWREALREVELDVAEGADMIMVKPAVPYLDIVRQVRDRFDLPTAAYHVSGEYAMIKAAAERGWIDEDRVVLETLLCCRRAGADLVLTYYAKHAAQLLSGKKR, encoded by the coding sequence ATGCCTTTCCCTCAGCACCGCCCCCGCCGCATGCGCCGCACCGAGGCCCTCCGGAGCCTGGTGCGCGAGACCACCCTCGCCCCCCAGCACCTGGTGTGGCCGCTCTTCGTGCTCCCCGGCGCGAAGGTGCGGAACCCGGTGAAGAGCATGCCGGGCGTGTTCCAGCTCTCGGTGGACGAGCTGGTGGCCGAGGTCCAGCAGGGCTGGGAGGCGGGCGTCCGCTCGGTCATCCTGTTCGGGATCCCCGCGCACAAGGATCCGCAGGGCACCGAGGCGTACGCCGACGACGGGATCGTCCCGCAGGCCATCCGGGCGCTGAAGGAGAAGGTGCCCGGGATGGTGGTGATGACCGACGTGTGCATGTGCGAGTACACCGACCACGGGCACTGCGGCATCCTCAAGGCGTCGAAGGCCGGCGGCCCGGGCAACGAGCTGCAGGTGGACAACGACCTCACGCTGCCGCTCCTCGCCAAGGAGGCGCTCGCCCACGCGCGCGCCGGCGCCGACATCGTGGCGCCCTCGGACATGATGGACGGCCGCGTGGCGGCGATCCGCGCCGAGCTGGACGGCGCCGGCTACCAGGACGTGCCCATCCTGTCCTACGCGGCGAAGTTCGCGGGCGCGTTCTACGGCCCGTTCCGCGACGCGGCGGAGAGCGCGCCGGTGGAGGGCCCGGGCATCCCCAAGGACCGCAAGGGCTACCAGATGGACCCCGCCAACTGGCGCGAGGCGCTCCGCGAGGTGGAGCTCGACGTCGCCGAGGGCGCGGACATGATCATGGTGAAGCCGGCCGTCCCGTACCTCGACATCGTCCGCCAGGTGCGCGACCGCTTCGACCTGCCCACCGCCGCGTACCACGTGTCCGGCGAGTACGCGATGATCAAGGCCGCCGCCGAGCGCGGCTGGATCGACGAGGACCGGGTGGTGCTCGAGACGCTGCTCTGCTGCCGGCGCGCCGGCGCGGACCTCGTGCTCACCTACTACGCGAAGCACGCGGCCCAGCTCCTCTCCGGGAAGAAGCGGTGA
- a CDS encoding DUF1015 domain-containing protein, which produces MAEIVPFRGVRYAATRGRALGQLLAPPYDLVSLEQRDELLRRSPENIAHVAMGEERAGDGPGSNKYTRAAETWAGWMQNGVLRRDPAPALYALEQAFWAPDGRQARRRGFLAAVRLHEFSEGVIVPHEKTLTAPRADRLEILKAVRANLSPIIGLYRDEDRTTSRALEAVTAGELVAETDSDDGVHHRLWRAEQPEVVAALQQAVADKRIFIADGHHRYVSGLAYRKLVEAQRPGLPPDAGHNYILMFLCPMSDPGLMLFPTHRLVFGLKDFSVARLTGALERYFRIETLPEDIRRPAGRAWAIAKLSEHFGKSSSFLMVTAEDQKARVLTLRDEADLEEAELPRNETLRALDVTVLHSVVLQHVLGLSASAQENQESLTYVRDAGEAVNRVLSGEHQVGFLVNPTPMWQVEAVGDAGETMPQKSTYFYPRLQSGLVMREVFEPGTPSP; this is translated from the coding sequence ATGGCCGAGATCGTCCCGTTTCGCGGCGTCCGCTACGCCGCCACCCGCGGCCGGGCCCTCGGCCAGCTGCTGGCCCCGCCCTACGATCTCGTCTCGCTGGAGCAGCGCGACGAGCTGCTGCGCCGCAGCCCCGAGAACATCGCCCACGTCGCCATGGGCGAGGAGCGCGCCGGGGACGGGCCGGGCTCGAACAAGTACACGCGCGCCGCCGAGACCTGGGCCGGCTGGATGCAGAACGGCGTGCTGCGGCGCGACCCCGCGCCGGCGCTGTACGCGCTCGAGCAGGCGTTCTGGGCGCCCGACGGGCGGCAGGCGCGGCGCCGCGGCTTCCTGGCGGCGGTGCGGCTGCACGAGTTCTCCGAGGGCGTCATCGTCCCGCACGAGAAGACGCTCACCGCGCCCCGCGCCGACCGCCTCGAGATCCTGAAGGCGGTCCGGGCCAACCTCTCCCCCATCATCGGCCTGTACCGGGACGAGGACCGGACCACCTCTCGCGCGCTGGAGGCGGTCACCGCCGGCGAGCTGGTGGCCGAGACCGACTCCGACGACGGCGTGCACCACCGGCTCTGGCGCGCCGAGCAGCCGGAGGTGGTGGCGGCGCTCCAGCAGGCCGTGGCCGACAAGCGGATCTTCATCGCCGACGGCCACCACCGGTACGTCTCCGGGCTCGCCTACCGCAAGCTGGTGGAGGCGCAGCGGCCCGGGCTGCCGCCCGACGCGGGGCACAACTACATCCTCATGTTCCTGTGCCCGATGAGCGACCCGGGCCTGATGCTGTTCCCGACGCACCGGCTCGTGTTCGGGCTGAAGGACTTCTCGGTGGCGCGGCTCACCGGCGCGCTCGAGCGCTACTTCCGGATCGAGACGCTGCCGGAGGACATCCGCCGCCCGGCCGGCCGCGCCTGGGCCATCGCCAAGCTCTCCGAGCACTTCGGCAAGTCGTCCTCGTTCCTGATGGTCACCGCCGAGGACCAGAAGGCGCGCGTGCTCACGCTGCGCGACGAGGCGGACCTGGAGGAGGCGGAGCTCCCGCGCAACGAGACGCTCCGCGCGCTCGACGTCACCGTGCTCCACTCGGTGGTGCTGCAGCACGTGCTCGGGCTCTCGGCCAGCGCCCAGGAGAACCAGGAGAGCCTCACCTACGTCCGCGACGCGGGCGAGGCGGTGAACCGGGTGCTCTCCGGCGAGCACCAGGTCGGCTTCTTGGTCAACCCGACGCCCATGTGGCAGGTGGAGGCGGTGGGCGACGCGGGCGAGACCATGCCGCAGAAGAGCACCTACTTCTACCCGCGGCTGCAGAGCGGGCTGGTGATGCGCGAGGTCTTCGAGCCCGGCACGCCGTCGCCGTAG
- a CDS encoding L-threonylcarbamoyladenylate synthase, with translation MDAHLEARIAAAAAVLRAGGIVVYPTETFYGLGALASDGAALARLAAAKLRPEGKPLPLVAADREQVDRVASLEGAAARLAGRLWPGPLTLVLPARPGLSEAITAGSGTVGVRIPGSEVARALARMAGGALVSTSANLSGGPPPDRVEALDAALRAAVDHVLDAGPTPGGLPSTVVAVAGEELRVVRPGAVSIEQVTAALAGPTGALHRTGP, from the coding sequence ATGGACGCCCACCTCGAGGCGCGGATCGCGGCGGCCGCCGCCGTGCTGCGCGCCGGCGGCATCGTGGTCTATCCCACCGAGACGTTCTACGGGCTCGGCGCGCTCGCCTCCGACGGCGCCGCGCTCGCCCGGCTCGCCGCCGCGAAGCTGAGGCCCGAGGGCAAGCCCCTGCCGCTCGTCGCGGCCGACCGGGAGCAGGTGGACCGGGTGGCGTCGCTGGAGGGCGCGGCGGCGCGGCTGGCCGGGCGCCTCTGGCCGGGGCCGCTCACGCTGGTGCTCCCGGCGCGGCCGGGCCTCTCCGAGGCCATCACCGCCGGGTCCGGCACGGTCGGGGTGCGGATCCCCGGGTCGGAGGTGGCGCGCGCGCTGGCGCGCATGGCCGGCGGGGCGCTGGTCTCCACCTCGGCGAACCTCTCCGGCGGGCCGCCGCCGGACCGGGTCGAGGCGCTCGACGCCGCCCTCCGCGCCGCCGTGGACCACGTGCTCGACGCCGGCCCGACGCCCGGGGGGCTCCCGAGCACCGTGGTGGCGGTCGCCGGCGAGGAGCTGCGGGTGGTCCGGCCCGGCGCCGTGTCCATCGAGCAGGTGACCGCGGCGCTCGCCGGCCCCACCGGCGCCTTGCACCGTACGGGGCCGTGA
- a CDS encoding sugar transferase, producing MLKERAGAVSAGLRALDLALVAAAFGLALALRAAVDVPAVPPLLPAGRHLAWLAVALALWPAAAGAAGVYGQYRTRSRREEILRLARAVGLLALGVAAASFLGRDRDLSRLLLLGWNGIALVLLAGSRVAVRTLAHEARRRGHNTRAFAVVGSGPMARAMRQRLLARPEWGFTFAGFVLEEGAPRRGIPGPVLGRVDELAAVLERYVVDLVVFAVPRDRLPGMEAAVAACQEQGVVAKIGLEPFPPRHGRLTVEDLDGIPVLSYASAPQDALPLLAKRAIDVVASALALVVLSPLLAAVALAVRLDSPGPVLFRQRRVGLSGRTFTLYKFRSMRAGAEAEQARLADRNEMDGPVFKLRDDPRVTRVGKVLRRTSLDELPQLWNVLRGEMSLVGPRPPLPDEVRRYERWQRRRLSVKPGLTCTWQVSGRSEVGFGRWMQLDLDYIDRWSLWQDVRIVLRTIPAVLLGRGAR from the coding sequence ATGCTGAAGGAGCGGGCAGGGGCGGTCTCCGCGGGGCTGCGCGCGCTCGACCTGGCGCTCGTGGCGGCCGCGTTCGGGCTCGCCCTCGCGCTCCGCGCGGCGGTGGACGTCCCGGCGGTGCCCCCGCTGCTCCCCGCGGGCCGGCACCTCGCCTGGCTCGCGGTGGCGCTCGCGCTCTGGCCGGCCGCGGCCGGGGCCGCCGGGGTGTACGGGCAGTACCGCACCCGCTCGCGCCGCGAGGAGATCCTCCGGCTGGCGCGCGCGGTCGGGCTGCTGGCGCTGGGCGTGGCGGCGGCGAGCTTCCTCGGGCGCGACCGCGACCTCTCGCGCCTGCTGCTCCTCGGCTGGAACGGGATCGCGCTGGTGCTGCTGGCCGGCAGCCGCGTGGCGGTCCGCACCCTGGCGCACGAGGCCCGGCGCCGCGGGCACAACACGCGCGCGTTCGCGGTGGTGGGCAGCGGGCCGATGGCCCGGGCCATGCGGCAGCGGCTGCTGGCGCGGCCGGAGTGGGGCTTCACGTTCGCGGGCTTCGTCCTCGAGGAGGGCGCGCCGCGGCGGGGCATCCCGGGGCCGGTGCTCGGCCGCGTGGACGAGCTCGCGGCGGTGCTGGAGCGGTACGTGGTGGACCTGGTGGTGTTCGCCGTCCCGCGCGACCGGCTGCCGGGGATGGAGGCCGCGGTGGCGGCCTGCCAGGAGCAGGGCGTGGTGGCGAAGATCGGCCTCGAGCCGTTCCCGCCGCGCCACGGCCGGCTCACGGTGGAGGACCTCGACGGCATCCCGGTGCTCTCCTACGCCTCGGCGCCGCAGGACGCGCTGCCGCTGCTCGCGAAGCGGGCCATCGACGTGGTGGCGAGCGCGCTCGCGCTCGTCGTCCTCTCGCCGCTGCTCGCCGCCGTGGCGCTGGCGGTGCGCCTCGACTCGCCCGGCCCGGTGCTGTTCCGGCAGCGGCGGGTCGGGCTGTCCGGCCGCACCTTCACGCTCTACAAGTTCCGCTCCATGCGCGCCGGCGCCGAGGCGGAGCAGGCGCGGCTCGCCGATCGCAACGAGATGGACGGCCCGGTGTTCAAGCTGCGCGACGATCCGCGCGTCACGCGGGTGGGGAAGGTGCTCCGCCGCACCTCGCTCGACGAGCTGCCCCAGCTCTGGAACGTGCTCCGGGGCGAGATGAGCCTGGTGGGCCCGCGCCCGCCGCTGCCGGACGAGGTCCGGCGCTACGAGCGCTGGCAGCGGCGCCGCCTGTCGGTGAAGCCCGGGCTCACCTGCACCTGGCAGGTGTCCGGCCGGTCCGAGGTCGGCTTCGGGCGCTGGATGCAGCTCGACCTCGACTACATCGACCGGTGGTCGCTCTGGCAGGACGTGCGGATCGTGCTGCGCACCATCCCGGCGGTGCTGCTCGGGCGCGGCGCGCGGTAG